A single Ignavibacteriales bacterium DNA region contains:
- a CDS encoding 2,3-bisphosphoglycerate-dependent phosphoglycerate mutase, whose translation MNYLVLLRHGESQWNLENRFTGWVDVDLSAKGEKEATEAGTILKEKGFQFDYLFTSVLKRAIRTAEMASAEAGFGPIPTERHMALNERHYGALQGLNKKETADKYGDEQVHIWRRSYDVPPPSDKTELNPDGFTESLKDTAARTIPYYQEKIEPLVKEGKNVWVTAHGNSLRSLVMFLDGLTREQVLELNIPTGNPLVYEFENGVIKNKYYLKG comes from the coding sequence ATGAATTATCTGGTTTTATTACGTCACGGTGAATCACAATGGAATCTTGAAAACCGTTTTACCGGCTGGGTAGATGTTGACCTTTCAGCAAAAGGTGAAAAGGAAGCAACCGAAGCCGGCACCATTCTGAAAGAAAAGGGTTTTCAGTTTGATTATCTTTTTACGTCAGTGCTTAAACGCGCTATCCGCACAGCAGAAATGGCATCAGCAGAGGCCGGATTCGGGCCGATTCCAACAGAGCGCCACATGGCCCTCAATGAGCGTCATTACGGCGCGCTGCAGGGTTTAAATAAAAAGGAAACTGCAGATAAATACGGCGATGAACAGGTGCATATCTGGCGCAGAAGTTATGATGTTCCCCCGCCATCAGACAAAACTGAACTGAATCCGGACGGCTTTACCGAAAGTCTAAAGGATACTGCCGCAAGAACCATTCCTTATTATCAGGAAAAAATTGAACCGCTGGTAAAGGAAGGAAAAAACGTCTGGGTTACTGCACACGGTAACAGTCTCCGTTCACTGGTTATGTTTCTTGACGGACTGACCCGCGAGCAGGTTCTCGAACTGAATATACCAACAGGAAACCCGCTGGTGTATGAATTCGAAAACGGCGTCATCAAAAATAAATATTACCTGAAGGGGTAG
- a CDS encoding CotH kinase family protein — MIRFLPRIIFSVLLTASFLAAQPLTPVEKLYDDTHVARIDITINPAFLAYMYANPLSDSMHQATFKFQNNHINETVESIGFRLRGNTSRWSKKKSFKVSFNDFVPGREFYGVDKLNLNGEHNDPSIIRSKLSFDLFRKAGIIASRASHAAVYINGQYYGLYVSVEHIDDEFLKKNFADDSGNLWKCLYGADLQYLGSSQQPYKDLNNNGTPSYELTQNEETGDYSQLVRLITLLNNTPSGVWQDSLENFLDVKTVLQYLALNLLLGGWDDYWSLMNNYYLYHNPTEDKFTLIPYDYDNTFGVDWSGHNWTTANPYNRPKVVGGPRPLAEKLMANPQYRNLYTRFLQFYRDNLVIMPHWDARLDSLRASITSAALADSFRTLDYGFTSGDFFNSYNATPYSNQHVKYGIRQFVNTRTSTLPAQLSYQSAGPIVYDISISPENPGPGDSVYIYASGFTAVGIAEMSVHFLRQGASSAEVYPMQFRPVPGSFAVEDADRYAAVLPPLGANGAGTFKVYIRDAAGNNKMYPRVRPVAISAGSITGTGVGINEFMADNAGSVPDPAGQADDWLELYNPTNAPVLLTGKYLTDNPGNRTKWRIGYDSLYIQPGQYLIVWCDEDLNQPGVHANFKLSKSGEYLALVDSDGQTIIDSVTFGPQRTDTSASRTPDAGSVWSFTLPTPGAPNNPSSAGEVITLPMEYTLTAYPNPFNPETVIGITVPAGAEARLMIYDIMGREIRQFSNEESASGSVVWNGKDDRGIAVAAGIYIAMLRSEGRNMVPLKLMLLK; from the coding sequence ATGATACGGTTCCTGCCCAGGATTATATTCAGTGTTCTGCTGACGGCTTCATTTCTTGCTGCCCAGCCCCTCACTCCGGTCGAAAAACTTTATGATGACACACATGTTGCGCGTATTGATATAACCATCAATCCCGCGTTTCTTGCGTATATGTACGCAAACCCGCTGAGCGATTCGATGCATCAGGCGACTTTCAAATTTCAGAATAATCATATTAATGAAACGGTTGAATCTATAGGATTCAGACTGAGGGGCAACACTTCGCGCTGGTCAAAGAAGAAATCCTTCAAGGTTTCATTCAATGATTTTGTTCCCGGCCGCGAGTTCTACGGGGTTGACAAACTGAACCTGAACGGAGAGCATAATGATCCCTCCATCATCCGCAGCAAACTCAGTTTCGACCTTTTCAGAAAAGCCGGCATTATTGCCAGCCGCGCAAGCCACGCAGCCGTATATATCAACGGACAGTATTACGGGCTGTATGTATCCGTCGAACATATTGATGATGAGTTCCTGAAAAAGAATTTTGCCGATGACAGCGGCAACTTGTGGAAATGCTTATACGGCGCCGATCTCCAGTATCTGGGGAGCAGTCAGCAGCCGTATAAAGATCTGAATAACAACGGCACTCCCTCTTATGAGCTGACACAGAATGAAGAGACGGGGGATTATTCACAGCTGGTGCGGCTGATTACCCTCCTGAACAATACGCCGTCGGGGGTATGGCAGGATTCTCTGGAGAATTTTCTGGATGTAAAAACCGTGCTGCAGTATCTTGCGCTTAATCTTCTGCTCGGCGGGTGGGATGATTACTGGTCGCTGATGAATAATTATTACCTTTATCATAATCCAACGGAAGATAAATTCACGCTTATTCCGTATGATTATGATAATACGTTCGGGGTTGACTGGTCCGGCCATAACTGGACAACGGCAAATCCTTATAACCGGCCCAAAGTGGTCGGAGGACCGCGTCCGCTGGCGGAAAAGCTGATGGCAAATCCGCAATACCGGAATTTATATACCCGGTTTCTGCAGTTCTACCGTGACAATCTGGTGATCATGCCTCACTGGGATGCACGCCTTGATTCTCTGCGCGCCAGTATAACATCAGCGGCATTGGCAGATTCATTCCGCACGCTTGACTACGGCTTTACCAGCGGTGATTTTTTTAATTCCTATAACGCCACACCCTATTCAAATCAGCATGTAAAATACGGCATCCGTCAGTTTGTGAACACGCGCACCAGCACGCTTCCGGCACAATTGAGTTATCAGTCTGCCGGGCCGATTGTTTATGATATATCCATAAGTCCGGAAAATCCCGGACCGGGTGATTCCGTATATATATACGCTTCCGGATTTACCGCCGTGGGAATCGCGGAAATGTCCGTTCACTTTCTCCGGCAGGGTGCTTCTTCAGCCGAAGTTTATCCTATGCAGTTCCGGCCGGTTCCCGGCTCTTTCGCGGTTGAAGATGCAGACCGCTATGCCGCAGTCCTTCCTCCGCTCGGGGCAAACGGAGCGGGTACGTTCAAGGTGTATATACGGGACGCAGCGGGAAACAATAAAATGTATCCACGTGTGAGGCCTGTTGCAATTTCCGCGGGGAGCATCACCGGAACCGGTGTGGGGATAAATGAGTTTATGGCTGATAACGCCGGAAGCGTTCCGGACCCGGCCGGACAGGCAGACGACTGGCTTGAGCTCTATAACCCGACCAATGCTCCGGTGCTTCTTACCGGCAAGTATCTGACCGATAATCCCGGCAACCGTACCAAGTGGCGCATCGGTTATGACTCACTGTATATACAGCCGGGGCAGTATCTGATTGTATGGTGCGATGAGGATCTGAACCAGCCCGGCGTTCACGCGAATTTTAAACTGAGCAAATCAGGGGAGTATCTGGCCCTGGTTGATTCTGACGGACAGACAATAATAGACTCGGTCACTTTTGGTCCGCAGCGGACTGATACCTCTGCATCCAGAACTCCCGATGCCGGAAGTGTCTGGTCATTTACTCTGCCGACACCCGGAGCGCCGAACAATCCTTCCTCAGCGGGTGAAGTTATCACGCTGCCTATGGAATATACTCTGACCGCGTATCCGAATCCGTTTAATCCGGAGACGGTAATCGGAATTACCGTTCCGGCCGGAGCCGAGGCCCGTCTGATGATTTATGACATAATGGGAAGAGAGATAAGGCAGTTCAGCAATGAGGAATCCGCGTCCGGTTCTGTTGTGTGGAACGGAAAAGATGACCGGGGCATTGCAGTTGCCGCGGGAATATATATTGCCATGCTCCGCTCGGAAGGAAGGAACATGGTTCCTCTTAAACTGATGCTTTTAAAATGA
- a CDS encoding ligase-associated DNA damage response exonuclease encodes MYLKNTLLTVNKNGLYCAAGDFYIDPWRGVDRAVVTHGHSDHARPGSRLYLSCKKSELILKERLGNRISLQTADYNSPVVINGVTVSFHPAGHIPGSAQVRVEHRGEIWVVSGDYKLEDDGLSDPFEPVKCHAFITESTFGAPVYHWEPQEKVYEAVNGWWSRNCMQGKTSVIYAYSLGKSQRLINGLDHAIGRIYCHPAVASMNERVRQSGFTLKECTPLSLKEEQDYRGAMVIIPQSSGISEYMRRFTAPEDAYISGWMQIKKMRKSSGRPAAFTLSDHADWPGLLKAIKATGAHRIYATHGYTELLTRWLLDSGYDASVLPSPYTGRE; translated from the coding sequence ATGTACCTGAAAAATACATTATTAACGGTAAATAAAAACGGACTCTACTGTGCCGCCGGTGATTTTTATATAGACCCCTGGCGGGGAGTTGACCGCGCTGTGGTCACTCACGGCCATAGCGATCATGCTCGTCCCGGGTCCCGCTTATATCTTTCCTGCAAAAAGTCGGAACTGATACTGAAAGAACGCCTTGGCAACAGGATATCTCTTCAGACGGCTGATTATAATTCTCCGGTTGTGATAAATGGCGTTACAGTATCATTTCATCCGGCCGGGCATATACCAGGTTCAGCTCAGGTTCGTGTTGAGCACCGGGGGGAAATATGGGTGGTATCGGGGGACTATAAACTGGAAGATGACGGACTTTCGGATCCTTTTGAGCCGGTGAAGTGTCACGCCTTTATTACCGAATCAACATTCGGAGCACCCGTTTATCACTGGGAGCCGCAGGAAAAAGTATATGAGGCGGTAAACGGCTGGTGGAGCCGGAACTGCATGCAGGGAAAAACATCAGTAATATATGCGTATTCGCTGGGCAAGTCGCAGCGGCTGATTAACGGACTTGACCACGCCATCGGAAGGATATACTGCCATCCGGCAGTTGCTTCTATGAACGAGCGGGTGAGGCAGTCCGGTTTTACGCTGAAAGAGTGCACTCCGTTGAGTCTTAAAGAGGAGCAGGATTACCGCGGGGCGATGGTTATCATTCCCCAGTCCTCAGGAATCAGCGAATATATGAGAAGATTTACTGCCCCAGAGGATGCATATATCTCCGGCTGGATGCAGATAAAAAAGATGAGAAAATCTTCAGGACGCCCGGCTGCCTTTACGCTTTCTGATCATGCGGACTGGCCGGGGCTGCTTAAGGCAATTAAAGCAACGGGGGCTCACAGGATATATGCAACACACGGATATACTGAACTGCTCACCCGCTGGCTTCTTGATAGCGGATATGACGCTTCTGTTCTCCCTTCCCCCTATACCGGAAGGGAATAA
- a CDS encoding glycogen debranching protein: protein MLVFIAAAVIHPQKQPIYQNSSYSIYPESVVQGEYSAQVKSEGSIVSNYLPAFSGGLDRNLIFKFSINGFDNERPPGLDHRVFLNPNGGRFVTPVYTFGRSTEADTVLEDGPEYPIAPNEKFQVVFRVNMNEVLASLQTEGSFTCYNGQVIIKKDFTGVYIMGSSAPLNWDFPGPAKEKQFQLTDPDNDGIYEVALEFVNGFRRAPSEEVGFLWKQSLDLKGFPEYTSPYPLLNAIYRMSLEEMKENIRKDGALMAGEKWTGVWTRDISYSILLSLAIVNPDACKTSLMAKVKDGIIIQDTGTGGSWPVSTDRMTWALAAYEVYLSTRDKKWLRTAFDIISKSVKADQKNVFDPATGLVRGETSFLDWREQTYPRWMQPADIYSSPALGTGAVHARTYQILALMVDELKEDAAFYRMQHSELIWALNQQFWNEREGYYNSYIYGRIFPVRSSRTEALGNALMVLFNLSEGKDEQIVKSYPVSDYGTPVVWPQEPGIPPYHNNGIWPFVEAFRMWSAKKVYNESAVMHSFASLLRSSALFLTNKENLVAETGSSAGTEINSDRQLWSVAGSLAWVYRILFGVEMNEQGVSFQPYIPGGLKGKHELKNLKLGNTLFHITVEGEGSVIASYKVNGKTTEKRVFNHSEKGTYKIEIVLRKEESSSDIMLKGVSFAPLMPVPRFDGETISWDEVPGAELYNIYRNGELLTWVHVPNYTPDEDDFICEYQISAENSDGLESFLSEPLRTGITEFHFSISSLLNSGDEYITLLADENQILDLTVNIPEDGTYSIDFLYANGSGPVNTDNKCAVRTLQINGGTGSTVVFPQRGTGEWESYGYSNVVSANLMEGTNTFRLSYHPLDRNMDGQMNTARIMVMRISRIYGS from the coding sequence TTGTTAGTGTTCATAGCGGCCGCTGTAATTCATCCGCAAAAGCAGCCCATATATCAGAATAGTTCCTATTCGATATATCCGGAGTCAGTGGTTCAGGGGGAATACTCTGCTCAGGTAAAATCGGAGGGATCAATAGTATCCAATTATTTGCCGGCTTTCAGCGGAGGGCTTGACCGTAATCTGATTTTTAAGTTCAGTATTAACGGCTTTGATAATGAGCGTCCCCCGGGGCTCGATCACCGGGTGTTTCTGAATCCGAACGGGGGGCGTTTTGTAACTCCGGTTTATACCTTCGGGCGATCTACCGAAGCAGACACGGTTCTTGAAGACGGACCTGAGTATCCCATCGCTCCGAATGAAAAATTTCAGGTTGTATTCCGGGTGAATATGAATGAGGTTCTTGCTTCATTACAAACTGAGGGTTCGTTTACCTGCTATAACGGTCAGGTAATTATAAAAAAGGATTTTACGGGGGTATATATCATGGGAAGTTCGGCTCCGTTAAACTGGGACTTCCCAGGTCCTGCAAAGGAAAAACAGTTTCAGCTCACTGATCCCGACAATGATGGCATCTATGAGGTTGCTCTTGAATTTGTAAACGGTTTCAGAAGAGCGCCTTCTGAGGAGGTCGGCTTTCTCTGGAAGCAGTCGCTGGATCTAAAAGGATTTCCGGAATACACTTCCCCCTATCCGCTTCTGAATGCAATATATAGAATGTCATTGGAGGAGATGAAAGAGAACATTCGCAAGGATGGTGCTTTAATGGCGGGGGAAAAATGGACTGGTGTCTGGACCCGCGATATCAGTTACAGCATACTTCTTTCACTGGCAATCGTGAATCCCGATGCCTGCAAAACCAGTTTGATGGCTAAGGTGAAAGACGGCATCATCATACAGGATACCGGCACCGGCGGCTCCTGGCCGGTTTCTACTGACCGGATGACCTGGGCACTGGCGGCGTATGAAGTATATCTTTCCACTCGCGACAAGAAGTGGCTCAGAACTGCGTTTGATATCATCAGCAAAAGCGTTAAAGCAGATCAGAAAAATGTATTTGACCCTGCAACCGGGCTTGTCCGGGGTGAAACCAGTTTTCTGGACTGGCGTGAGCAGACTTATCCCCGCTGGATGCAGCCGGCTGATATATATTCTTCTCCCGCACTCGGCACGGGTGCGGTGCATGCAAGGACGTATCAGATCCTTGCTTTGATGGTAGATGAACTGAAGGAAGATGCCGCTTTTTACCGGATGCAGCACTCCGAACTGATCTGGGCGCTTAATCAGCAGTTTTGGAATGAACGTGAGGGGTATTACAATAGTTATATATACGGAAGGATTTTTCCGGTTCGTTCATCCAGAACCGAGGCACTTGGTAACGCTCTTATGGTATTATTTAATCTCTCAGAGGGAAAGGATGAGCAGATTGTAAAAAGCTATCCTGTTTCAGATTACGGAACACCCGTTGTCTGGCCCCAGGAGCCGGGCATTCCCCCGTATCATAATAACGGAATATGGCCGTTTGTTGAAGCATTCAGAATGTGGTCAGCAAAGAAGGTATATAATGAATCGGCAGTTATGCACTCTTTTGCTTCTTTGTTAAGGAGTTCCGCACTCTTCCTTACGAACAAGGAAAATCTGGTGGCCGAAACAGGGAGCAGCGCGGGAACGGAGATAAACTCCGACAGGCAGTTATGGTCGGTGGCTGGCAGTCTTGCCTGGGTTTACCGCATTCTTTTTGGCGTTGAGATGAATGAACAGGGAGTTTCGTTTCAGCCGTATATACCCGGCGGCCTGAAGGGGAAACATGAGCTGAAAAACCTCAAGCTGGGGAATACACTGTTTCATATAACAGTAGAAGGGGAAGGATCCGTAATTGCATCATATAAGGTAAACGGGAAAACTACAGAAAAACGCGTCTTTAATCATTCAGAAAAGGGAACATATAAGATTGAAATTGTGCTTCGGAAAGAGGAAAGTTCTTCTGATATAATGCTGAAAGGTGTCAGTTTTGCTCCCCTGATGCCGGTGCCCCGTTTTGACGGCGAGACCATCTCATGGGATGAGGTGCCGGGCGCTGAACTGTATAATATATACCGTAACGGGGAACTGCTGACCTGGGTGCATGTTCCGAATTACACCCCCGATGAGGATGATTTTATTTGCGAATACCAGATTTCCGCAGAAAACAGTGACGGGCTGGAATCGTTTCTTTCAGAACCGCTGAGAACCGGAATTACCGAATTTCATTTCAGCATATCCTCGCTTCTGAATTCCGGTGATGAGTATATAACACTTCTTGCTGATGAAAACCAGATTCTGGATCTGACCGTCAACATACCTGAGGACGGCACCTACAGCATTGATTTTCTTTATGCAAACGGCAGCGGGCCGGTGAATACTGACAACAAGTGCGCAGTGAGGACTCTTCAGATTAATGGTGGAACAGGAAGCACCGTTGTGTTTCCACAGAGAGGAACCGGGGAGTGGGAGTCGTACGGTTACTCGAATGTTGTTTCAGCAAACCTGATGGAAGGAACTAATACCTTCCGGCTCTCGTATCATCCACTTGACAGGAATATGGACGGACAGATGAACACCGCTCGTATTATGGTCATGCGTATCTCCCGTATATACGGTTCATGA
- the dnaA gene encoding chromosomal replication initiator protein DnaA codes for MDNPEKAFNDNNGFSASEAKKLWSECLHVIKKRVNERTYSTWFLPVQPLSLSGKVLTLEFPNLFFHEWVDTHYGEVISDTVRGIIGGEARIEYAVSEKQAVFEDDLPPVVIKKPLIPPPAPKKQPEFTTNLNPKYVFDNFIRGEHNQLARAAAMAISNNPGKTSFNPFFVYGGVGLGKTHLIQAIGNAVLQNSPEKRVIYVTSDKFTTDFVDAILGEKTNEFSSFYRSMDILILDDIQFLTGKEKTQDLFFHVFNALHQMNKQIVLSSDRAPKDLKGMDDRLISRFNWGLTADIQAPDLETRIAILMRKAEEMQLEISPETLEHIATHITSNIRELEGTLVKLLANAMLSSSPITIDLVRKTVREISTTKKTNLSIDLITRYVCEYLHIDEKKIRDKTRKQEIVNARQIAMYLSKELTKSDLKTIGLHFGGRDHSTVIHSINTVREDMTKDTLLADTVQSIRQKIETAAF; via the coding sequence GTGGATAACCCCGAAAAAGCATTTAATGATAACAATGGTTTTTCTGCATCGGAAGCAAAAAAACTATGGAGTGAGTGCCTCCATGTTATTAAAAAGCGGGTAAACGAAAGAACCTATTCTACCTGGTTTCTTCCGGTTCAGCCCCTTTCTCTTTCGGGAAAAGTGCTGACCCTTGAGTTTCCGAACCTGTTTTTCCATGAATGGGTTGATACTCATTACGGAGAGGTAATTAGTGACACGGTAAGGGGCATTATTGGCGGAGAGGCAAGAATAGAATATGCGGTTTCAGAGAAGCAGGCGGTTTTTGAGGATGACCTTCCGCCGGTAGTTATAAAAAAGCCGCTTATTCCCCCGCCGGCTCCCAAAAAGCAGCCGGAGTTTACCACCAACCTGAACCCAAAGTATGTGTTTGATAACTTCATCCGTGGGGAGCATAATCAGCTTGCGCGGGCTGCCGCCATGGCAATCAGCAATAATCCCGGCAAAACTTCCTTTAATCCCTTTTTTGTGTATGGCGGGGTCGGGCTGGGCAAAACCCATCTGATACAGGCAATCGGAAATGCGGTACTGCAGAACTCCCCCGAAAAGCGGGTTATCTATGTGACATCTGATAAATTCACCACCGATTTTGTGGACGCCATCCTGGGTGAAAAAACCAATGAGTTTTCCAGTTTTTACCGCAGTATGGATATCCTGATTCTTGATGATATTCAGTTTCTGACCGGAAAGGAAAAAACGCAGGATTTATTCTTTCACGTTTTTAACGCCCTGCATCAGATGAACAAGCAGATTGTCCTTTCCAGTGACCGGGCTCCTAAAGATCTGAAGGGAATGGATGACCGGCTTATCTCCCGTTTTAACTGGGGACTTACGGCGGATATTCAGGCGCCTGATCTCGAAACCCGCATAGCTATCCTGATGCGCAAGGCCGAGGAGATGCAGCTTGAAATATCACCCGAAACCCTTGAGCATATAGCTACCCATATCACTTCCAACATCCGTGAACTTGAAGGAACACTGGTAAAGCTCCTTGCTAATGCCATGCTCAGTTCAAGCCCTATTACCATTGATCTGGTGCGGAAAACTGTACGGGAAATTTCCACAACCAAAAAAACCAATCTCAGCATTGATCTTATCACCAGATATGTATGCGAGTATCTGCATATTGACGAGAAAAAAATCCGTGATAAAACACGGAAGCAGGAAATAGTGAATGCACGCCAGATCGCAATGTATCTTTCAAAAGAACTCACAAAATCCGATCTGAAAACCATTGGCCTGCATTTTGGCGGGAGGGACCACTCAACGGTTATTCATTCTATTAATACCGTCCGTGAAGATATGACCAAAGATACCCTGCTTGCTGACACCGTGCAGTCTATCCGTCAGAAGATTGAAACTGCCGCGTTCTGA